The Bombus vancouverensis nearcticus chromosome 3, iyBomVanc1_principal, whole genome shotgun sequence genomic sequence acattaatGAATTTTTTGCTACAATAATAGAGTTAActtgtattatttaattaaaaataattaaagttctattattaaaaatattttaacaacaaTGTATGACAAGGTGTACTAAAtcatgaataaattaaaaatatatttagaaaatattagtaaataatatataatttaataaatatctatTAAACAAGTTGAGATATAATctataatgaaaatttcaatgatGCTCTTATGAATTACACGTTCAGTTTTTTAATACGTTCATCTAATGATTCTATGTTACTCTTTATAATTTCTAAGTTTGATGCAAAGCTCTCTTGTACTCCTTTTAAAAGAGACTTGTTACTTTCCAAGTCAGAAGTTATTTGTGATTGTAATTCCTCTAAACGTGTTAAAGATTTGTTGAATGTAGCAGctaaaaaaaatattgaaaaaatatattttttggaaaaagaaatttataaagttttataaatatatttaaatacacaccTTGTTGGTGAATAGTATTTAAAGCCAACATTCGATTTACGGTTTGTGGTAAAATTTGTGAGATAGTTTCCGTTTGTTTCATAATATCATACATTTCCGAAATCTAAAAACAAACTTTGATTTAGATAAAATAGTTATTCACTTATTTCTAGTTTCTAATGTTGAACTCTCGTAAATAAATTCAtgttatttgaatatttctaaaaaaaagaaTACTTTTTGTTCTTGTTCTGAATCTAATGTTAATGCAGCCTTTTTTTGTGCAACATTATCCATTCTATGAATTAGTGCGGCTAATCGGCTTTCAATTATATCTAATTGGTAAGTATCTAGTAATGCAGCTTTTGCTCCTAATTCTTGAAGAGCTTCCATTACTCCTTGACCTTTGAGattctataaaaaaatgtattatttacttattattaGAAACACGCTAAAAATATGACTAACAATAAGTATTATAATTATGTAAGAATTTATTGTGCTACATACCTGTGAAAATTTGGAAAGTTTATCACTGGTTGTCCCAATTACACTTTCTAAATTGCAAAGCCTTTGTTCAAGTAATGCAAttcttgctgcttcctgcattctTGCTTTTTCTGGAAGATACATCATCTGATACTTAAGTACACCAGGTTCAGTTGCTTTATCATCTTTTGCATTCTGTGACTTTGGATCAGTTTCAGAAGTAAGAATACTAGTCTGCTTGAATGCTTCTATTTGTGATATCAGTTGTCTAAAATATTCATCAACAAAAGAAACATTTTCATTCTAAACaccttattataatataaataaacttaCTTCATTCTTGTGCCTTGTGGATCTGACAGAGTTGCAACAAGATCAGCCCCAAGACATTCTTCTAATTTTAAGGAATCTAATTGTTTTCCTAAGAGTTGTACTTGAGAAATTATATCAGCAACAGATTTCACCTTTTCCTCTTTTGATTTTTCCTATTTAAGAAACAGTAAAATATTCATTCATTTTTAAGGTTTGAACAATATGGTACATcataaaagaaatttcaaatatgtataataGAACAATTAATACCTTCAAGTCATTTACTTCTTcatataattcttttatttcacaTTGCAAGCGCTGGTACTTTTGAATAGGggtttctttttctccttctccaGGTAATTCCCAATCTCCAAAtctaaaatttgttatatgtcTTCAACGTATATCTTACATCTTATATTTTCTTACTCAAAATATTTACTTATAGCCAGTTCTTGGTTTGAGTGATATTCGATCGGAGAAGTCAACTTCCTTGCTGAGGAAacgtttatttttaaatttaataaatgctTCAGTGGCACTAGTATGTAATTTTTCTATAGAATCTGTCTCATCctaaaaaaaggaaatattcaTACTGCTAAATACAGTATactacataatacattatattataatcaATTTTAAATACTGTACCTCGGGGTAAAGTTGAAATTGTTCTGATTCTGGTAAATCAGTAGTCTCATAAACGTCCACTTGATCATATGCCTGTAGATACaatgaaaacattgaaatattaaatgttCATTTATGTAAATTATAAGACATAGACGagattatacaaaattatatcatTTCAGATTATATCTTCTTATCTCAATTTCAGATTATATTCTCATTTCAAaatgaattatatttaataacaaaatcaCATTGACataattttatcgtaaaatatGAAGTACTTACAATCCCAGGTAAATCGGCATATTTAGGATCAGCCATTtttcgtaattaatttttaaaatgctGTAAATTTTATTCAgctaaattattttcaaaaatacaagaaatttttTCGTTTAGTAGTGATCAataaaattagtaaaatattgGTGTAAAGCATTAAGATTTTAACCGAATATATTACGAAGTGTCACTGAGCA encodes the following:
- the DCTN2-p50 gene encoding dynactin subunit 2, with amino-acid sequence MADPKYADLPGIAYDQVDVYETTDLPESEQFQLYPEDETDSIEKLHTSATEAFIKFKNKRFLSKEVDFSDRISLKPRTGYKFGDWELPGEGEKETPIQKYQRLQCEIKELYEEVNDLKEKSKEEKVKSVADIISQVQLLGKQLDSLKLEECLGADLVATLSDPQGTRMKQLISQIEAFKQTSILTSETDPKSQNAKDDKATEPGVLKYQMMYLPEKARMQEAARIALLEQRLCNLESVIGTTSDKLSKFSQNLKGQGVMEALQELGAKAALLDTYQLDIIESRLAALIHRMDNVAQKKAALTLDSEQEQKISEMYDIMKQTETISQILPQTVNRMLALNTIHQQAATFNKSLTRLEELQSQITSDLESNKSLLKGVQESFASNLEIIKSNIESLDERIKKLNV